Proteins from one Anopheles nili chromosome 2, idAnoNiliSN_F5_01, whole genome shotgun sequence genomic window:
- the LOC128721643 gene encoding uncharacterized protein LOC128721643 has product MATSSTPAVNLPEWMTKEYFVDAIATKLDLSSNSFTITDLDVRPATESGDNYASILYRVRVTVLVQDTGAQTDVSLIVKALPNLGLSEEMIQQMNLFPKEMAMYTKILPAFEKLYHERGREDVVFGPRCLKHSTSPTDVIVLEDLRERQYTMANRRQGMDMNHTRLVLRRLAMFHAASAVHYQRYGSFGELFREGMFAEKGRAMNEHFQKGQADFMYKLMSERSEEEKAFAEYMRHWGMDLFDALLRITQADPTKFNVLNHGDMWCNNMLFHYNADQQVDDIVLIDFQLGVYSSPAIDLLYFMFTSVNGDDRLPQMNYMIQYYHEHLVENLTFLGYEAELPLLKDLHSDVIAHSLFGFTMCFAILPICLMEKTDDASMDLMLGQDEAGIAFKVKMYTNPAYVKQMKDISEYFFNMGAFDVLQIGTQRAARIECALSLQLPLWLDLEFIEHIVDAKFGTSTTGKRVVRNVYVENATKKSDAFAAAMYSVKVELFWTLAGTEETLSLVIKAPPKGNAAIYAQTKKRYVRERLMYEEFIPAFETLYQNKGVTVKLGPSYYKPRYGLPVEVIVLEDLARSGFLLARGQDGLDQAHAEVVLEHLAKFHAASAVYCENSESLPKELTDAFTDCAVARDADKKFATSLDNLLTHMKRWEFAVDFVDELEAVSRQICTLLVETYAVDSKSFNVLTHGDAWLNNILFSYDTDIPTQVAMIDYQSASWGSPVLDLIHFLFSSVDANVKLSKQAYFLRYYQERLVQNLLLLGYKKPLPTLLQLHVDFNHRLSVAIKSSMIDLPYALVDRSDNATEKATGELKETGLTFEQVLYDNDRFKEQMKTLLPYFRSRGVLTPLAANCRKQ; this is encoded by the exons ATGGCAACCTCGTCGACGCCTGCAGTCAATTTACCAGAATGGATGACAAAAGAGTATTTCGTAGACGCCATAGCTACCAAACTGGATCTCTCATCAAACTCATTTACAATTACCGACCTGGATGTACGACCTGCGACGGAGTCGGGCGATAATTACGCATCTATTCTATATCGCGTTCGTGTAACCGTGCTGGTTCAAGACACCGGAGCCCAAACGGACGTGTCACTAATCGTGAAGGCACTCCCAAATCTTGGCCTGTCCGAGGAAATGATACAACAGATGAACCTTTTCCCGAAAGAGATGGCCATGTACACGAAGATATTGCCCGCGTTTGAGAAGCTGTACCATGAGCGTGGACGGGAGGATGTGGTTTTTGGGCCACGATGCCTTAAGCATAGCACCTCTCCAACCGACGTGATCGTACTGGAGGACTTACGAGAACGACAGTACACGATGGCCAACCGCCGACAGGGTATGGACATGAATCATACGCGATTGGTGCTACGACGCTTAGCTATGTTCCATGCAGCGTCCGCTGTTCACTATCAGCGATACGGTTCGTTTGGGGAACTGTTTAGAGAAGGCATGTTTgccgaaaaaggacgagcgaTGAACGAACACTTCCAGAAAGGGCAAGCCGATTTTATGTACAAGTTAATGAGTGAAAGATCGGAAGAGGAGAAGGCGTTCGCAGAATATATG AGACACTGGGGCATGGATTTATTTGATGCACTTTTACGCATAACTCAGGCCGACCCGACAAAGTTCAATGTACTTAACCACGGTGATATGTGGTGCAATAACATGTTGTTTCATTACAACGCCGATCAGCAAGTTGATGATATCGTACTG ATTGACTTTCAGCTTGGGGTTTATAGTTCACCGGCAATCGATCTGCTTTACTTCATGTTTACCTCGGTCAATGGAGATGATCGGCTTCCTCAGATGAATTACATGATTCAATATTATCACGAACATCTTGTTGAAAATCTTACCTTCCTCGGATATGAAGCTGAGCTGCCGTTGCTCAAAGACTTGCACTCGGATGTTATTGCGCACTCCCTGTTTGGGTTTACGATGTGTTTCGCCATCTTGCCCATCTGTTTGATGGAGAAAACTGACGACGCTTCGATGGATCTAATGTTGGGTCAGGATGAAGCAGGCATAGCCTTCAAGGTGAAAATGTATACAAATCCCGCCTACGTCAAGCAAATGAAAGATATATCGGAATACTTCTTCAACATGGGAGCATTTGATGTTCTGCAGATTGGTACGCAACGGGCCGCTCGCATTGAATGTGCCTTATCACTACAATTACCGCTCTGGTTAGATCTGGAGTTTATCGAGCACATTGTAGATGCAAAGTTTGGCACTAGTACCACGGGTAAACGAGTCGTTCGGAATGTCTACGTTGAGAATGCCACGAAAAAGAGTGATGCCTTTGCTGCTGCCATGTACTCCGTAAAGGTTGAACTTTTCTGGACATTGGCGGGTACCGAGGAAACGTTATCACTCGTCATCAAAGCCCCACCAAAAGGAAACGCGGCAATATATGCACAAACCAAGAAAAGGTACGTGAGAGAACGTTTAATGTATGAGGAATTTATCCCGGCTTTTGAGACGCTCTACCAGAACAAAGGAGTGACCGTGAAGCTCGGTCCCAGTTACTACAAACCACGATACGGACTGCCAGTGGAGGTGATCGTCTTGGAAGATCTAGCCCGTAGTGGATTCTTGCTAGCCCGAGGACAAGACGGACTGGATCAAGCCCATGCCGAAGTTGTGCTTGAACATTTAGCCAAGTTCCACGCAGCATCAGCCGTCTACTGTGAAAATAGCGAATCCCTCCCTAAAGAGCTAACTGACGCTTTCACGGATTGTGCAGTAGCGAGAGACGCCGATAAGAAGTTTGCGACCTCACTGGACAACTTGTTGACGCACATGAAACGGTGGGAGTTTGCTGTCGACTTCGTAGATGAACTGGAAGCTGTATCTCGGCAGATATGTACGCTGTTGGTTGAAACTTATGCCGTCGATTCCAAATCATTCAACGTACTGACTCACGGGGATGCGTGGTTGAACAACATCCTGTTTTCGTACGACACCGATATTCCAACGCAAGTGGCTATGATCGATTATCAGTCCGCTTCCTGGGGTAGTCCGGTGCTCGACCTGATTCACTTTTTGTTCTCCTCCGTGGATGCGAATGTAAAGCTTTCGAAACAAGCATATTTCCTGCGCTACTACCAGGAACGGTTGGTACAAAATCTATTGCTGCTCGGATACAAGAAGCCACTTCCTACGCTACTGCAGCTTCATGTTGATTTCAACCATCGTTTAAGTGTCGCAATCAAAAGTAGTATGATCGATCTACCATACGCTTTGGTAGATCGCAGTGACAACGCTACAGAGAAAGCTACCGGGGAACTGAAGGAAACA
- the LOC128721914 gene encoding uncharacterized protein LOC128721914 — translation MSPSKPVEIPEWMTNNFFTDAIAKALNISEEEFAIEQLDVRAATEAGDNFVSIMYRVQAAVLVGEQEHRNVSLIVKALPRLGLSEEMITSMNVFPKEMAMYTEILPAFEQLYHEHGVTVSFGPRCLKHCTEPTDVIVMEDLKERDFRMVNRQEGLDLQHCHTLLRRLAQFHAASAVYYERHGSYDVKFKEGMYAEKNRSMFEQFEKQHGVFMYENMCKWSGKGKLYAELMKHWGMDMFDALLRITKPDPSKFNVLNHGDAWCNNMMFQYHDHDGDSDLIKEITLIDFQMCMWSSPVIDLHYFIFSSVRGDLKLREMDQLIRYYYQHLTENLTLLEYGGVCPSLLDLHSDFIDRQLYGLSTAFSVLPICLMEKTDNASIDLMLDQGDAGTAFKEKMYNGSAYVKQMGAILEYFHNTGAFDINQLGMQRPAEIECDSTICLPLWLDRQFFDDVVLSKLGACPPGERRVIRGVRVELATKKGDNYASVLYRAKVDVQHGRSGIVESFSTIVKAPPKGVLAEHMSYLNFSAREIKMYRELLPAFERLYRDKGVDVQLGPRCFKVCEGFPADVMVLDDLLFSGNNRMADRRAGLDQYHTELALEHLARYHAASAVYVDRGNALSSDFHGLEAVENLKKMGEELFQPMLDSLIEFMANWDLEPTFYADLKEFAKNAFCEVAAIITPREDRFNVLTHGDLWVNNMMFSYDTKGNAQQASAVTLVDFQMCWWASPAVDLHSFLFSSVQAEIKQPMLNYFLRYYQEKLVDNLILLGYRKRLPTLQQLFVDFNDHLAMGLISAMMALPFALVPDCEDASLDTAVGNSTDAGQRFQRQLLDNDELKTQLKSLLPYFHNRGVPRKAE, via the exons ATGTCACCTTCGAAACCCGTTGAGATTCCCGAGTGGATGACAAACAACTTTTTCACTGATGCGATCGCCAAAGCGCTTAACATATCGGAGGAAGAGTTCGCCATTGAGCAGTTAGACGTGCGTGCAGCCACGGAGGCTGGAGATAACTTCGTTTCCATTATGTACCGTGTGCAGGCAGCGGTATTAGTGGGTGAACAGGAGCATCGGAATGTTTCGCTGATCGTGAAAGCTCTTCCCCGTTTGGGTCTCTCGGAGGAGATGATTACGTCGATGAACGTCTTCCCAAAGGAGATGGCCATGTACACCGAAATATTGCCGGCCTTCGAGCAGCTGTATCACGAGCATGGTGTCACTGTTTCTTTCGGTCCTCGCTGCTTGAAACACTGCACGGAACCGACGGACGTTATTGTTATGGAGGATCTCAAAGAACGTGACTTCCGCATGGTGAATCGCCAGGAGGGACTAGATTTGCAGCACTGCCATACACTACTTCGACGATTGGCTCAATTCCACGCGGCTTCGGCTGTTTACTACGAACGACACGGTTCGTACGATGTAAAATTCAAAGAAGGAATGTATGCCGAAAAGAATCGCTCCATGTTTGAGCagtttgaaaaacaacacggTGTGTTCATGTATGAGAACATGTGCAAGTGGTCAGGAAAGGGGAAGCTTTATGCTGAATTGATG AAACATTGGGGCATGGACATGTTCGATGCATTGCTGCGCATCACCAAACCTGATCCGTCCAAGTTCAACGTTTTAAACCACGGTGACGCGTGGTGTAATAATATGATGTTCCAATACCACGACCACGATGGCGATAGTGACCTCATCAAAGAAATAACACTC ATTGACTTCCAGATGTGCATGTGGTCTTCGCCGGTAATTGACCTTCACTACTTCATCTTTTCCTCCGTGCGCGGGGACCTGAAGCTCCGCGAGATGGACCAACTAATTCGCTACTATTACCAGCATTTGACCGAGAACTTGACCCTATTGGAATATGGGGGCGTATGTCCGTCGTTGTTGGATCTGCACTCTGATTTCATCGATCGTCAGCTGTACGGTTTAAGTACGGCTTTTTCCGTGCTTCCCATTtgcttgatggaaaaaaccGACAATGCCTCCATCGATCTGATGCTTGATCAAGGAGACGCAGGAACGGCATTCAAGGAGAAGATGTACAACGGATCGGCTTACGTCAAGCAGATGGGTGCAATCCTAGAGTACTTCCACAACACTGGTGCCTTCGACATAAACCAGCTCGGAATGCAGCGTCCTGCCGAGATAGAATGCGACAGCACAATTTGCCTGCCATTGTGGCTTGATCGGCAGTTTTTCGATGATGTAGTACTCAGCAAGCTCGGAGCATGCCCGCCTGGTGAACGACGCGTTATCCGCGGCGTGCGCGTGGAGCTGGCAACTAAGAAGGGAGACAACTACGCATCGGTTCTGTACCGTGCCAAGGTCGACGTTCAACACGGTCGCTCCGGAATCGTGGAGAGTTTTTCAACGATCGTCAAGGCACCCCCAAAGGGCGTACTGGCAGAACACATGTCGTATCTGAACTTCTCAGCGCGCGAGATAAAGATGTACCGGGAGCTGCTTCCTGCCTTTGAGCGGCTCTACCGCGATAAGGGCGTCGACGTGCAGCTTGGTCCACGGTGTTTCAAGGTGTGCGAGGGCTTTCCGGCGGACGTGATGGTGCTGGATGATCTGCTGTTTAGCGGCAACAATCGCATGGCGGATCGTCGCGCCGGGTTGGACCAATATCACACGGAACTGGCGCTCGAGCATTTGGCCAGGTACCATGCTGCTTCTGCAGTTTACGTTGATCGCGGAAATGCACTTTCCAGTGATTTCCACGGACTAGAAGCGGTTGAAAATCTCAAGAAAATGGGTGAAGAGCTTTTCCAGCCCATGCTTGACAGCTTGATAGAGTTCATGGCCAACTGGGATCTCGAGCCAACATTCTATGCCGACTTGAAGGAGTTCGCGAAGAACGCCTTTTGTGAAGTGGCTGCCATCATTACTCCCCGGGAGGATCGCTTTAACGTGTTAACGCACGGTGACCTGTGGGTGAATAATATGATGTTCAGCTACGATACCAAAGGTAACGCGCAACAGGCATCCGCTGTCACCCTTGTGGACTTTCAAATGTGCTGGTGGGCCTCACCGGCGGTCGATCTACACAGTTTTCTGTTTTCCTCCGTGCAGGCGGAAATAAAGCAACCGATGCTCAACTACTTTCTGCGGTACTACCAGGAGAAGCTGGTTGACAATCTCATCCTGCTCGGTTACCGCAAGAGACTGCCGACATTGCAGCAACTGTTCGTTGACTTCAACGATCATTTGGCAATGGGATTGATCAGTGCCATGATGGCACTTCCGTTTGCGCTCGTTCCTGATTGTGAAGATGCATCGCTTGATACGGCCGTCGGAAACAGCACCGACGCAGGGCAGCGATTCCAAAGGCAGCTGTTAGATAATGACGAGCTGAAAACGCAGCTTAAGTCGCTACTGCCCTACTTTCACAACCGAGGCGTGCCGCGCAAAGCCGAATAA
- the LOC128721915 gene encoding ELAV-like protein 4, whose protein sequence is MGDILWPAAMNEPSTSQPQVPRLTENDQLFEELLENIVYVGNLPKEIVLTDLIELFKYAGRIERVAWYGEHRTDINTKVAFIRFRHSRHAKEAAKWDRIRYHDSILIVMQIFKDQWFDMTVSIMVRNIRDDTTDWQLYEAFRRFGKIYGILIPTHGTAYVGFYYEGETQCALEMNNNMFNGNRMRVEMLRRNLPLQQIDIFDISKNEVRLLRDMLLEVDEKLEQFYSAYDEAFNYSSKDYRRWKRKRRRVTPLLSDSSSSSESSSSSVSDISNRSATEVRRILCGSNEENRCLGIFGMNPDTTEKTLMKLFSRYGAVKDIKLIYDGKTNVSRGYSFIYFKHASDARRAQRKLNGTMLEGRKVRVDFSRSKPHEPRADRRKRASPPVASTSVDRCCHRRHGATHHKKRKKRRVCYSSSDSE, encoded by the exons ATGGGTGATATTTTATGGCCAGCAGCAATGAACGAACCGTCGACTTCTCAGCCACAAGTTCCTCGTCTAACTGAAAATGATCAACTGTTCGAAGAGTTGTTGGAAAACATCGTGTACGTAGGAAACCTGCCAAAAGAAATCGTTCTAACGGATCTGATCGAGCTGTTCAAGTATGCCGGCCGCATCGAACGCGTCGCCTGGTACGGGGAACATCGAACCGACATCAACACGAAGGTTGCCTTCATACGCTTTCGACACTCGCGGCACGCGAAAGAAGCCGCAAAATGGGACAGGATACGCTACCACGACTCGATACTTATCGTAATGCAGATATTCAAGGACCAATGGTTCGACATGACCGTGTCGATAATGGTGCGAAACATTCGCGATG ACACGACCGACTGGCAGTTGTATGAAGCTTTCCGTAGATTCGGAAAAATCTACGGCATACTCATACCGACCCACGGTACTGCGTACGTGGGATTTTACTACGAGGGCGAGACACAATGCGCCCTCGAAATGAACAACAACATGTTCAACGGGAACCGGATGCGAGTGGAGATGCTGCGGCGAAATTTGCCCCTGCAACAGATCGACATATTCGATATCTCGAAGAATGAGGTACGACTCCTGCGCGACATGTTGCTGGAGGTGGACGAAAAGCTGGAACAGTTTTACTCGGCGTACGACGAGGCGTTCAACTACTCCTCCAAAGACTACCGTCGATGGAAGCGGAAGCGACGCCGCGTGACGCCGCTGCTGAGTGACTCGAGTTCGTCATCGGAGAGTAGCTCGTCGTCCGTGTCGGACATCTCAAACCGCAGTGCAACCGAGGTGCGGCGCATTCTGTGCGGGTCGAACGAAGAAAACCGCTGCCTTGGCATCTTCGGCATGAATCCCGATACGACGGAAAAAACGCTCATGAAGCTGTTCTCCCGCTACGGTGCCGTTAAGGACATTAAGCTTATCTACGACGGCAAGACCAACGTTTCGCGCGGCTACTCGTTTATCTATTTCAAGCATGCCAGCGATGCCCGTCGGGCGCAGCGCAAGCTCAATGGCACCATGCTCGAAGGACGAAAGGTGCGGGTCGATTTTAGCCGCAGCAAACCGCATGAGCCCCGCGCCGATCGACGCAAACGTGCCTCGCCACCCGTCGCTTCGACCAGCGTTGACCGATGCTGCCACCGCCGGCATGGAGCGACACATCACAAGAAGCGCAAAAAGCGTCGGGTATGCTACTCGTCATCAGATTCAGAGTAA
- the LOC128721647 gene encoding protein Fer3 codes for MEPPFPPDVAPFTPIWGQENPSPMVHYPELMAGFPCADLAIWPRQQVGSFVSQRLSPRGAQPAPSSAAAKKARRRVASMAQRRAANIRERRRMFNLNEAFDKLRRKVPTFAYEKRLSRIETLRLAITYIGFMSELLAGTPTHDGRSPELYPGVLAAAAHHAPHHHHHHHHHQHNNHSSQHQPQHPSAHQHHHAHLQHHQQQQQQQHHSLHGSTAPPPPSAAGATTGHHMHHPSLQRAAVAAAAVAAVTAASGAGTNGTDYHPAYGTGATPHHVG; via the exons ATGGAGCCGCCATTTCCGCCGGATGTGGCACCTTTCACGCCCATTTGGGGCCAGGAAAACCCATCACCAATGGTGCACTATCCGGAGTTAATGGCGGGATTCCCTTGTGCTGATTTAG CAATCTGGCCCCGGCAGCAGGTGGGCAGTTTCGTCAGCCAACGGTTATCGCCACGTGGCGCACAACCAGCACCAAGCAGCGCAGCGGCAAAGAAAGCGCGCCGCCGGGTTGCCTCGATGGCACAGCGCCGAGCGGCCAACATCCGCGAACGACGACGGATGTTCAACCTCAACGAAGCGTTCGATAAGCTACGCCGCAAGGTTCCGACGTTCGCGTACGAGAAACGACTATCGCGTATCGAAACACTGCGTCTAGCGATCACATACATCGGTTTCATGTCCGAGCTGCTGGCAGGAACTCCGACCCACGATGGCCGATCGCCGGAACTATACCCTGGAGTGCTAGCGGCAGCCGCACACCACGcgccccatcatcatcatcaccatcatcaccatcagcacaACAACCATTCTTCACAACATCAGCCGCAGCATCCCTCcgcacaccagcaccaccatgCGCATCTAcagcaccaccaacagcaacagcagcagcaacatcacaGCCTTCATGGATCGACagcgccaccgccaccgtcggCTGCTGGAGCGACAACAGGACATCACATGCACCACCCGTCGCTACAGCGAGCGGCCGTAGCCGCGGCAGCCGTCGCCGCCGTCACTGCGGCTTCCGGTGCTGGCACCAACGGGACCGACTACCATCCGGCGTACGGAACCGGtgccacaccacaccacgtGGGTTGA